A window of Vulpes lagopus strain Blue_001 chromosome 21, ASM1834538v1, whole genome shotgun sequence contains these coding sequences:
- the AICDA gene encoding single-stranded DNA cytosine deaminase isoform X2 → MCGANALPDRISEAAELEASPPWPKTKKDTLESTMDSLLMKQRKFLYHFKNVRWAKGRHETYLCYVVKRRDSATSFSLDFGHLRNKSGCHVELLFLRYISDWDLDPGRCYRVTWFTSWSPCYDCARHVADFLRGYPNLSLRIFAARLYFCEDRKAEPEGLRRLHRAGVQIAIMTFKDYFYCWNTFVENREKTFKAWEGLHENSVRLSRQLRRILLPLYEVDDLRDAFRTLGL, encoded by the exons ATGTGTGGGGCCAATGCCTTGCCAGACAGAATCAGTGAAGCAGCAGAACTTGAGGCAAGCCCTCCTTGGCCTAAGACTAAGAAAGACACTCTGGAATCCACTATGGACAG CCTCCTGATGAAGCAGAGGAAGTTTCTTTACCATTTCAAGAATGTCCGCTGGGCCAAGGGTCGCCATGAGACTTACTTGTGCTACGTGGTGAAGCGGCGGGATAGTGCCACCTCCTTTTCTCTGGACTTTGGTCACCTTCGAAACAAG TCGGGCTGCCACGTGGAGCTGCTCTTCCTCCGCTACATCTCCGACTGGGACCTGGACCCCGGCCGGTGCTACCGCGTCACCTGGTTCACGTCCTGGAGCCCCTGCTACGACTGTGCGCGGCACGTGGCGGACTTCCTGCGCGGGTACCCCAACCTCAGCCTGAGGATCTTCGCCGCGCGCCTCTACTTCTGCGAGGACCGCAAGGCGGAGCCCGAGGGGCTGCGGCGGCTGCACCGGGCGGGCGTCCAGATCGCCATCATGACCTTCAAGG attatttttattgctggAATACTTTTGTGGAAAATCGTGAAAAAACGTTCAAAGCCTGGGAGGGGTTGCACGAAAATTCCGTTCGACTATCCAGACAGCTTCGACGCATTCTTTTG CCCCTGTATGAGGTTGATGACTTACGAGATGCATTTCGTACTTTGGGACTTTGA
- the AICDA gene encoding single-stranded DNA cytosine deaminase isoform X3 encodes MSLPLLIHSLLMKQRKFLYHFKNVRWAKGRHETYLCYVVKRRDSATSFSLDFGHLRNKSGCHVELLFLRYISDWDLDPGRCYRVTWFTSWSPCYDCARHVADFLRGYPNLSLRIFAARLYFCEDRKAEPEGLRRLHRAGVQIAIMTFKDYFYCWNTFVENREKTFKAWEGLHENSVRLSRQLRRILLPLYEVDDLRDAFRTLGL; translated from the exons atgtccctccctctcctcatccACAGCCTCCTGATGAAGCAGAGGAAGTTTCTTTACCATTTCAAGAATGTCCGCTGGGCCAAGGGTCGCCATGAGACTTACTTGTGCTACGTGGTGAAGCGGCGGGATAGTGCCACCTCCTTTTCTCTGGACTTTGGTCACCTTCGAAACAAG TCGGGCTGCCACGTGGAGCTGCTCTTCCTCCGCTACATCTCCGACTGGGACCTGGACCCCGGCCGGTGCTACCGCGTCACCTGGTTCACGTCCTGGAGCCCCTGCTACGACTGTGCGCGGCACGTGGCGGACTTCCTGCGCGGGTACCCCAACCTCAGCCTGAGGATCTTCGCCGCGCGCCTCTACTTCTGCGAGGACCGCAAGGCGGAGCCCGAGGGGCTGCGGCGGCTGCACCGGGCGGGCGTCCAGATCGCCATCATGACCTTCAAGG attatttttattgctggAATACTTTTGTGGAAAATCGTGAAAAAACGTTCAAAGCCTGGGAGGGGTTGCACGAAAATTCCGTTCGACTATCCAGACAGCTTCGACGCATTCTTTTG CCCCTGTATGAGGTTGATGACTTACGAGATGCATTTCGTACTTTGGGACTTTGA
- the AICDA gene encoding single-stranded DNA cytosine deaminase isoform X1, with protein MCGANALPDRISEAAELEASPPWPKTKKDTLESTMDSLLMKQRKFLYHFKNVRWAKGRHETYLCYVVKRRDSATSFSLDFGHLRNKSGCHVELLFLRYISDWDLDPGRCYRVTWFTSWSPCYDCARHVADFLRGYPNLSLRIFAARLYFCEDRKAEPEGLRRLHRAGVQIAIMTFKDYFYCWNTFVENREKTFKAWEGLHENSVRLSRQLRRILLVRGYFASRFLSLSKVIFSWSYFYFPLLHFLHCHLCMSVWVSLLFFL; from the exons ATGTGTGGGGCCAATGCCTTGCCAGACAGAATCAGTGAAGCAGCAGAACTTGAGGCAAGCCCTCCTTGGCCTAAGACTAAGAAAGACACTCTGGAATCCACTATGGACAG CCTCCTGATGAAGCAGAGGAAGTTTCTTTACCATTTCAAGAATGTCCGCTGGGCCAAGGGTCGCCATGAGACTTACTTGTGCTACGTGGTGAAGCGGCGGGATAGTGCCACCTCCTTTTCTCTGGACTTTGGTCACCTTCGAAACAAG TCGGGCTGCCACGTGGAGCTGCTCTTCCTCCGCTACATCTCCGACTGGGACCTGGACCCCGGCCGGTGCTACCGCGTCACCTGGTTCACGTCCTGGAGCCCCTGCTACGACTGTGCGCGGCACGTGGCGGACTTCCTGCGCGGGTACCCCAACCTCAGCCTGAGGATCTTCGCCGCGCGCCTCTACTTCTGCGAGGACCGCAAGGCGGAGCCCGAGGGGCTGCGGCGGCTGCACCGGGCGGGCGTCCAGATCGCCATCATGACCTTCAAGG attatttttattgctggAATACTTTTGTGGAAAATCGTGAAAAAACGTTCAAAGCCTGGGAGGGGTTGCACGAAAATTCCGTTCGACTATCCAGACAGCTTCGACGCATTCTTTTGGTAAGAGGCTACTTTGCTTctcgctttctttctctctccaaagtCATCTTTTCCTGGAGCTACTTCTATTTTCCCCTCTTACATTTTTTACATTGTCATCTGTGCATGAGTGTGTGGGTAtcactcttatttttcctttga